A part of Doryrhamphus excisus isolate RoL2022-K1 chromosome 8, RoL_Dexc_1.0, whole genome shotgun sequence genomic DNA contains:
- the nek3 gene encoding serine/threonine-protein kinase Nek3 has translation MEGYSVCSVIGEGSFGRAVLVQCKNTQEKYVVKEIQLPKNESKVEKWRREAVLLSTMKHPNIVAFREAFEADDLLCIVMEYCSGGDMLQRIQQQKTKHFCVDDILKWFAEMCAGAKHIHDKRVLHRDLKSKNIFLTDKGTVKLGDFGSACVLNSSKAYACTYVGTPYYVAPEIWENKPYNNKSDVWSLGCVLYELCTLRHPFQEPSWKSLILKVCRGAYPPLPKHLPYELQLLLRQMFKTDPKDRPSLRTILTSHRVARLLRAHLSPQAIQVEQRGRCSAGRPDTDEGKKVLQHLGEKIEYPTGVVETRHEKAALPRRRWAAGPSETVLQVFANASLQLSDEEENGRRKQWRRDPPERLLSLLEKAEVNRAFSTFVVHREGDSPLMGPLSRAQGDSTDGPEQEVHMDDDRLQPRSDDEDTDFEEDSPSDWMAAVEGMLPV, from the exons ATGGAGGGTTATTCAGTGTGCAGCGTCATCGGCGAGGGCTCTTTCGGTCGAGCTGTGTTAGTCCAGTGTAAAAACACTCAGGAGAAGTACGTtgtcaaggaaatacagctgccAAAG AATGAGTCGAAAGTGGAGAAGTGGAGGAGAGAAGCAGTGCTGTTATCCACAATGAAACATCCAAATATTGTGGCATTCCGTGAGGCGTTTGAAG CTGACGACCTCTTGTGCATTGTGATGGAATACTGCAGCGGCGGAGACATGCTGCAGAGAATCCAGCAGCAGAAGACCAAGCACTTCTGTGTTGATGAC ATCTTAAAATGGTTTGCTGAGATGTGTGCAGGCGCCAAGCATATTCATGATAAGCGGGTTTTGCACCGAGACCTCAAGTCCAAG AACATTTTCCTCACGGATAAAGGCACAGTCAAGCTTGGAGACTTTGGCTCAGCATGTGTTCTTAACAG CTCAAAGGCTTACGCTTGTACGTACGTCGGCACCCCCTATTACGTTGCTCCGGAGATCTGGGAAAACAAGCCATACAACAATAAGAG cGACGTGTGGTCTCTGGGCTGTGTGCTTTATGAGCTGTGCACCCTGCGACACCCG TTCCAAGAGCCCAGCTGGAAGAGTCTGATCCTCAAAGTGTGCCGGGGGGCGTACCCGCCGCTGCCCAAGCACCTGCCCTACGAGCTGCAGCTTTTGCTCAGGCAGATGTTCAAGACGGATCCCAAAGACCGGCCCTCCCTACGCACCATTCTGACCTCCCACCGGGTCGCCAGGCTCCTGCGAGCACATCTGTCCCCGCAG GCCATACAAGTAGAGCAACGGGGGCGGTGCTCTGCTGGGAGGCCGGACACAGACGAGGGGAAGAAGGTGCTTCAACATCTGGGAGAGAAGATAGAATACCCCACGGGAG TTGTTGAGACTCGCCATGAAAAAGCGGCCCTCCCTCGAAGGCGTTGGGCCGCCGGGCCCTCGGAGACGGTGCTGCAAGTGTTTGCCAACGCCAGCCTCCAGTTGTCAGATGAAG AGGAGAACGGGCGGCGGAAACAGTGGCGGCGAGATCCCCCCGAGAGGCTGCTGAGTTTGTTGGAGAAAGCAGAGGTGAACCGAGCCTTCAGCACCTTTGTGGTCCACAGAGAAG GTGACAGTCCTCTGATGGGTCCACTCTCCCGAGCTCAAGGTGACAGCACCGATGGCCCAGAACAGGAAGTGCACATGGACGACGACCGTCTGCAGCCACGCTCCGATGACGAGGACAC GGACTTTGAGGAAGACTCGCCAAGTGACTGGATGGCTGCAGTGGAGGGAATGTTGCCAGTGTGA
- the lpar6a gene encoding lysophosphatidic acid receptor 6a: protein MSTNSSLLPENISSSNWTCSKNDGFKYPLYSTVFSIVFVVGLITNAVAIYIFTCSLKLRNETTTYMMNLVVSDLLFVFTLPLRVFYFINRSWPFGSVLCKVSVSLFYTNMYGSILFLTCISVDRFLAIVHPFRSRTLRTKRKAKMVCTAVWVLVLSGSLPTGFLLDTTSHDRNRANATFCFENFSSSQWKAHLSKVVIFIETVGFIIPLLLNVCCSVMVLQTLRRPHKVSRGGKLNKTKILRMIAVHLSIFCFCFIPYNLNLVFYSLVRTKTLKGCFVESVVRTIYPIALCIAVSNCCFDPIVYYFTSETIQNSIKRKSQLGRPYGTKFSEALRSESGSDMPCSLGNLKAKVLRNESSV, encoded by the coding sequence ATGTCCACCAACAGCAGCCTCCTGCCTGAGAACATCTCCTCCAGCAACTGGACCTGCAGCAAGAACGATGGCTTCAAGTATCCGCTGTACAGCACCGTCTTCAGCATCGTCTTCGTGGTGGGCCTCATTACCAACGCGGTGGCCATCTACATCTTCACCTGCTCCCTCAAGCTGAGGAACGAAACCACCACCTACATGATGAACCTGGTGGTGTCCGACCTGCTCTTCGTCTTCACGTTGCCCCTGCGGGTCTTCTACTTCATCAACCGGAGCTGGCCCTTTGGCAGCGTTCTGTGCAAGGTGTCCGTCTCGCTCTTCTACACCAACATGTACGGGAGCATCCTCTTCCTCACCTGCATCAGCGTGGACCGCTTCCTGGCCATCGTGCACCCGTTCCGCTCCAGGACGCTGCGGACCAAGCGTAAGGCCAAGATGGTGTGCACGGCCGTGTGGGTGCTGGTGCTGTCCGGCAGCCTGCCCACGGGCTTCCTGTTGGACACCACCTCGCACGACAGGAACCGCGCCAACGCCACCTTCTGCTTTGAGAACTTCTCCTCCAGCCAGTGGAAGGCCCATCTGTCCAAAGTGGTCATCTTCATCGAGACGGTGGGCTTCATCATCCCGCTGCTCCTCAACGTGTGCTGCTCCGTCATGGTGCTGCAGACGCTGCGGCGCCCCCACAAGGTGAGCCGCGGCGGCAAACTCAACAAGACCAAGATCCTTCGCATGATCGCCGTGCACCTGTCCATCTTCTGCTTCTGCTTCATCCCCTACAACCTCAACCTGGTCTTCTACTCCCTGGTGCGCACCAAGACGCTGAAGGGCTGCTTTGTGGAGTCGGTGGTGCGCACCATCTACCCCATCGCGCTCTGCATCGCCGTCTCCAACTGCTGCTTTGACCCCATCGTGTACTACTTCACCTCGGAGACCATCCAGAACTCCATCAAGAGGAAGTCTCAGTTGGGTCGCCCGTACGGCACCAAGTTCTCTGAGGCCCTGCGCTCCGAGTCCGGCTCCGACATGCCGTGCAGCCTGGGGAATCTCAAAGCAAAAGTTCTTCGCAACGAGTCCTCGGTGTGA